Proteins encoded together in one Thermodesulfatator atlanticus DSM 21156 window:
- a CDS encoding methyl-accepting chemotaxis protein produces the protein MQKVMNLKIKHLLFLISGIVFVLWGISIGIEAFFFHEEKSRIIRQLFFLGSALLMGGGFAFLVGTRLEKEAEKLVKIMQKVAEKDFTERAEVIENSNNEIHILAYHFNRTLENATGVLKEIKKGIEQIAASSTEFSAIAEQVAQHSSETFKDIKRLTHYTEELNEQLNLATRSIQELSAAISEISQNTAQTTTETQETSYQAQTNSDIIESLLAEIEHIKNAADIIQNIADQTNLLALNATIEAARAGEAGKGFAVVAGEIKELSRQTAQSTDQIRTWVENLVEKGMKLKETSVNLLTTMEKTVERAGSIASAIEEQTAVTQEITHNTDSIAEELLNINDMNKSLKDRTEEAESSIAGIKQAAEDMNKLAITLKEMADKYRI, from the coding sequence ATGCAGAAAGTGATGAACCTTAAGATTAAACACCTTTTATTCTTGATTTCAGGAATAGTTTTTGTATTATGGGGAATAAGTATTGGTATTGAAGCTTTTTTCTTTCATGAAGAAAAATCAAGAATAATTAGACAACTATTCTTCTTGGGAAGTGCTCTTCTTATGGGTGGTGGATTTGCTTTTCTGGTAGGTACTCGCTTAGAAAAAGAAGCAGAAAAGCTTGTCAAAATAATGCAAAAAGTCGCTGAAAAGGATTTTACTGAGCGAGCGGAAGTAATCGAGAACAGCAATAATGAGATTCACATTCTAGCCTATCATTTTAACCGCACTTTAGAAAATGCCACTGGCGTGCTAAAAGAAATCAAAAAAGGAATCGAGCAAATTGCTGCAAGCTCAACTGAATTCTCAGCCATTGCCGAACAAGTTGCCCAACACTCCTCAGAAACCTTTAAAGATATTAAACGCCTCACCCATTACACTGAAGAATTAAACGAGCAGCTAAATCTCGCCACCAGAAGCATTCAGGAGCTAAGTGCAGCTATTTCAGAAATTTCGCAAAATACCGCCCAAACTACTACAGAAACCCAGGAAACGAGTTACCAGGCCCAAACCAACAGCGACATTATCGAAAGCCTGTTGGCAGAGATCGAACATATTAAAAACGCCGCAGACATTATCCAGAATATTGCGGACCAAACCAATCTACTGGCACTAAACGCCACCATTGAAGCAGCAAGGGCTGGTGAAGCAGGAAAAGGCTTTGCCGTAGTAGCAGGAGAAATCAAAGAGCTCTCAAGACAGACCGCTCAATCCACAGATCAGATCAGAACCTGGGTGGAAAATCTTGTAGAAAAGGGCATGAAACTCAAAGAAACAAGCGTAAACCTGCTTACCACCATGGAAAAGACTGTTGAGCGCGCAGGAAGCATAGCTTCAGCCATTGAAGAACAAACCGCCGTAACCCAGGAAATCACCCATAACACCGATAGCATTGCAGAAGAGTTGCTCAATATAAACGACATGAATAAAAGCCTTAAAGACAGAACCGAAGAAGCGGAAAGTTCGATAGCTGGCATTAAACAGGCCGCCGAAGATATGAATAAACTTGCTATTACTTTAAAAGAAATGGCTGACAAGTATCGAATTTGA